The Streptomyces achromogenes genome window below encodes:
- the guaA gene encoding glutamine-hydrolyzing GMP synthase, which translates to MSSATPTAAAPDTVLVVDFGAQYAQLIARRVREARVYSEIVPSSMPVEEMLAKNPAAIVLSGGPSSVYEEGAPTVDRALFEAGVPVFGMCYGFQLMAQTLGGTVDNSGAREYGRTDLHVSRASSTLFEGTPTEQAVWMSHGDACSAAPEGFVVSASTDVVPVAAFENDEKKLYGVQYHPEVMHSTHGQQVLEHFLYRGAGLSPDWTTGNVIDEQVEAIREQVGDRRAICGLSGGVDSAVAAALVQKAIGSQLTCVYVDHGLMRKGETEQVEKDFVAATGVQLKVVDAEERFLTALKGVSDPEEKRKIIGREFIRVFEQAQAEIIADEGPAVEFLVQGTLYPDVVESGGGTGTANIKSHHNVGGLPEDLEFQLIEPLRKLFKDEVRMVGQELGLPEEIVQRQPFPGPGLGIRIVGEVTKERLDLLRDADAIAREELTAAGLDRDIWQCPVVLLADVRSVGVQGDGRTYGHPIVLRPVSSEDAMTADWSRLPYDVLAKISTRITNEVSDVNRVVVDITSKPPGTIEWE; encoded by the coding sequence GTGTCATCAGCGACTCCTACTGCCGCCGCCCCCGACACCGTCCTGGTCGTCGACTTCGGTGCGCAGTACGCCCAGCTCATCGCCCGTCGAGTCCGCGAGGCGCGGGTCTACAGCGAGATCGTGCCGAGCAGCATGCCGGTCGAGGAGATGCTCGCCAAGAACCCGGCGGCGATCGTCCTCTCCGGCGGCCCCTCGTCCGTGTATGAGGAGGGCGCCCCGACCGTCGACCGCGCGCTCTTCGAGGCCGGCGTCCCCGTCTTCGGCATGTGCTACGGCTTCCAGTTGATGGCGCAGACCCTCGGCGGCACCGTCGACAACTCCGGCGCCCGTGAGTACGGCCGCACCGACCTGCACGTCTCCCGCGCCTCCTCCACCCTCTTCGAGGGCACCCCGACCGAGCAGGCCGTGTGGATGTCGCACGGCGACGCCTGCTCCGCCGCGCCCGAGGGCTTCGTCGTCAGCGCCTCCACGGACGTCGTCCCGGTCGCCGCCTTCGAGAACGACGAGAAGAAGCTCTACGGCGTCCAGTACCACCCCGAGGTCATGCACTCCACGCACGGCCAGCAGGTGCTGGAGCACTTCCTCTACCGGGGTGCGGGCCTGAGCCCGGACTGGACCACCGGCAACGTCATCGACGAGCAGGTCGAGGCCATCCGCGAGCAGGTCGGCGACCGGCGCGCCATCTGCGGGCTCTCCGGCGGCGTGGACTCCGCGGTCGCCGCGGCGCTCGTGCAGAAGGCCATCGGCTCCCAGCTGACCTGCGTCTACGTCGACCACGGTCTGATGCGCAAGGGCGAGACCGAGCAGGTCGAGAAGGACTTCGTGGCCGCGACCGGCGTCCAGCTGAAGGTGGTCGACGCGGAGGAGCGCTTCCTCACAGCGCTCAAGGGCGTCTCGGACCCCGAGGAGAAGCGGAAGATCATCGGGCGCGAGTTCATCCGCGTCTTCGAGCAGGCCCAGGCCGAGATCATCGCGGACGAGGGCCCGGCCGTGGAGTTCCTCGTCCAGGGCACGCTCTACCCGGACGTCGTCGAGTCCGGCGGCGGCACCGGCACCGCGAACATCAAGTCCCACCACAACGTGGGCGGTCTGCCGGAGGACCTCGAGTTCCAGCTGATCGAGCCGCTGCGCAAGCTGTTCAAGGACGAGGTCCGCATGGTCGGCCAGGAGCTCGGCCTGCCGGAGGAGATCGTCCAGCGCCAGCCGTTCCCCGGCCCCGGCCTCGGCATCCGCATCGTCGGCGAGGTCACCAAGGAGCGTCTGGACCTGCTGCGCGACGCCGACGCCATCGCCCGCGAGGAGCTGACGGCCGCCGGTCTCGACCGGGACATCTGGCAGTGCCCGGTGGTCCTCCTCGCGGACGTCCGCAGCGTCGGCGTCCAGGGCGACGGCCGCACCTACGGCCACCCGATCGTCCTGCGCCCGGTCTCCTCCGAGGACGCCATGACGGCCGACTGGTCGCGGCTGCCGTACGACGTCCTGGCGAAGATCTCCACCCGGATCACCAACGAGGTGAGCGACGTCAACCGCGTCGTCGTCGACATCACCTCGAAGCCGCCGGGCACCATCGAATGGGAGTGA
- a CDS encoding pyridoxamine 5'-phosphate oxidase family protein, whose amino-acid sequence MTASWAAFAAAEPELAKVAEERFAAFTHHVLATLRKDGSPRTSGLEVRFTGGELWLGMMPGSLKARDLHRDPRFSLQANPGEGTGLGGGDVRIAGRAVEVDDPEIKGAYVREVEPPEPFHLFRTELTEVVRTYIEDDTYLVAQVWKPGEPVRTLKRT is encoded by the coding sequence ATGACAGCGAGCTGGGCGGCCTTCGCCGCGGCCGAACCGGAGCTGGCGAAGGTCGCCGAGGAACGCTTCGCGGCCTTCACGCACCATGTCCTCGCGACGCTCCGCAAGGACGGCTCGCCCCGCACCAGCGGCCTCGAGGTCCGTTTCACCGGCGGTGAGCTGTGGCTCGGCATGATGCCGGGCTCGCTCAAGGCGCGGGACCTGCACCGCGACCCCCGCTTCAGCCTCCAGGCCAACCCGGGCGAGGGGACGGGGCTGGGCGGCGGCGACGTCCGGATCGCCGGCCGGGCGGTCGAGGTGGACGACCCGGAGATCAAGGGGGCGTACGTGAGAGAGGTGGAACCGCCGGAGCCGTTCCACCTCTTCCGCACCGAGCTGACGGAGGTCGTGCGGACCTACATCGAGGACGACACGTATCTGGTCGCCCAGGTCTGGAAGCCCGGAGAGCCGGTGCGCACGCTCAAGCGGACCTGA
- a CDS encoding class II aldolase/adducin family protein: MHGPTPPAPLPTDRLRFAMPPMHDSVEDERLHRKERLAGAVRLFGRLGFEDGVSGHITARDPEFDDCFWVNPFGMPFQHVTVSDLVLTNQDGQVVEGRYHVNQAAFTVHAQVHAARPDVVAVAHCHSVHGRALAALGELLDPITQESCAFYEDHALYDAYSGVAVDAEEGRRIAAALGSRKALVLRNHGLLTVGDSVDAAAWWFLSMERSSQVQLTAKAAGRPVLIDHRAAVATREQLGGDLVAWINYQPLWQEISRSQPDLLS, encoded by the coding sequence ATGCACGGGCCCACGCCGCCTGCCCCCCTGCCCACCGACCGGTTGCGGTTCGCGATGCCGCCCATGCACGACTCGGTGGAGGACGAGCGCCTGCACCGCAAGGAACGGCTGGCGGGCGCGGTGCGCCTGTTCGGACGGCTCGGCTTCGAGGACGGCGTCTCCGGGCACATCACCGCCCGCGACCCCGAGTTCGACGACTGCTTCTGGGTCAACCCCTTCGGCATGCCCTTCCAGCACGTCACGGTCAGTGACCTGGTGCTGACCAACCAGGACGGGCAGGTCGTCGAGGGCCGCTACCACGTCAACCAGGCCGCCTTCACCGTGCACGCCCAGGTGCACGCGGCACGGCCCGACGTCGTGGCCGTCGCCCACTGCCATTCCGTGCACGGACGCGCCCTCGCCGCGCTCGGTGAACTGCTCGACCCCATCACCCAGGAGAGCTGCGCGTTCTACGAGGACCACGCCCTCTACGACGCCTACTCCGGGGTCGCCGTCGACGCGGAGGAGGGCCGGCGCATCGCGGCCGCGCTCGGCTCCCGCAAGGCGCTGGTGCTGCGCAACCACGGACTGTTGACGGTCGGCGACTCCGTCGACGCCGCCGCCTGGTGGTTCCTGTCGATGGAACGCTCCAGCCAGGTCCAGCTGACCGCGAAGGCGGCGGGCCGGCCCGTCCTGATCGACCACCGGGCGGCGGTGGCGACCCGGGAACAGCTCGGCGGCGACCTGGTGGCGTGGATCAACTACCAGCCGCTGTGGCAGGAGATCAGCCGCAGCCAGCCCGACCTGCTGAGCTGA
- a CDS encoding DUF4429 domain-containing protein gives MAEIIQRDGTWAFDGATVRITPGLHRSVPLFRQTYGEIAVPLEAVAGIVYEPERRRGRLRMRLRLREGADPLLQATGGRLPDAADPYRLTVDVDRCGVAEYLAEEVRHALLLDQIPGAPTAAYLLPGPPVPVSVRSSDGVVSFDGVQVRVDWAETSDRVKRATGPRVLDVGDVVRVEWLPNSGFEDGFLRFVTRETAHTKLPAEKDPYALDLWGNVSRDLLTALVATAVTARLPHPSARAHPKPGDGPGDGPGRAHGQRGADRGRRLMASVPPPADHHDVLLRRLRELGQLHRDGVLTDEEFARTKAVVLRGF, from the coding sequence ATGGCCGAGATCATCCAGCGTGACGGGACCTGGGCCTTCGACGGCGCGACGGTCCGGATCACGCCGGGGCTGCACCGCTCCGTGCCGCTGTTCCGGCAGACGTACGGGGAGATCGCCGTGCCTCTGGAGGCGGTCGCCGGGATCGTCTACGAGCCCGAACGCAGGCGCGGGCGGCTGCGGATGCGGCTGCGGCTGCGCGAGGGAGCGGATCCGCTGCTGCAGGCGACCGGCGGTCGGCTGCCCGACGCGGCCGATCCCTACCGGCTCACCGTGGACGTGGATCGTTGCGGGGTGGCCGAGTACCTCGCCGAGGAGGTCCGGCACGCGCTGCTGCTGGACCAGATCCCGGGCGCGCCGACCGCGGCCTACCTCCTGCCGGGCCCGCCGGTCCCGGTCTCCGTGCGGTCCTCCGACGGCGTCGTCTCCTTCGACGGCGTCCAGGTGCGCGTCGACTGGGCGGAGACCTCGGACCGCGTGAAGCGGGCGACCGGGCCCCGGGTGCTCGACGTCGGTGACGTGGTGCGGGTCGAGTGGCTGCCCAACTCCGGTTTCGAGGACGGCTTCCTGCGCTTCGTGACCCGCGAGACGGCGCACACGAAGCTGCCGGCCGAGAAGGACCCGTACGCCCTCGACCTGTGGGGCAACGTGAGCCGCGACCTGTTGACGGCGCTGGTCGCGACGGCGGTCACCGCGCGGCTGCCGCATCCCTCCGCACGCGCGCACCCGAAGCCCGGCGACGGGCCCGGCGACGGGCCCGGACGCGCGCACGGTCAGCGGGGAGCGGACCGCGGGCGGCGGCTCATGGCGTCCGTCCCGCCGCCGGCCGACCATCACGACGTGCTGCTGCGCCGGCTGCGCGAGCTGGGCCAGCTGCACCGGGACGGTGTGCTGACCGACGAGGAGTTCGCGCGGACGAAGGCCGTGGTGCTGCGGGGCTTCTGA
- a CDS encoding DoxX family protein: protein MTHSMRTDAHPPYSDGGGRGWRDTATRYALLPLRVFLGVTFIYAGLDKLTDSAFLKDSGAGSIGETMRAVRDSSAIPALVDMALKSPVGFGYAMAFGELAVGIGALLGILTRLAALGGALISLSLWLTVSWAAEPYYYGNDLPYMFCWVPLVLAGAPVLSLDAAWHSRRRRRTGGLG from the coding sequence ATGACTCACAGCATGCGGACGGACGCTCACCCCCCTTATTCCGACGGCGGAGGCCGTGGCTGGCGGGACACCGCCACCCGGTACGCCCTCCTTCCGCTGCGCGTCTTCCTGGGTGTCACCTTCATCTACGCCGGTCTCGACAAGCTGACGGACAGCGCCTTCCTGAAGGACAGCGGCGCCGGCTCGATCGGAGAGACCATGCGCGCCGTCCGTGACTCCTCCGCCATCCCGGCTCTGGTCGACATGGCCCTGAAGAGCCCGGTGGGCTTCGGCTACGCGATGGCCTTCGGCGAACTGGCCGTCGGCATCGGCGCCCTGCTGGGTATCCTCACCCGGCTCGCCGCGCTCGGCGGCGCGTTGATCTCGCTCAGCCTGTGGCTGACGGTGAGCTGGGCCGCCGAGCCCTACTACTACGGCAACGACCTCCCGTACATGTTTTGCTGGGTGCCGCTCGTGCTGGCCGGCGCCCCGGTCCTCTCTCTCGACGCCGCCTGGCATTCCAGGCGGCGTCGGCGCACGGGCGGCCTGGGCTAG
- a CDS encoding PspC domain-containing protein, with protein MTAAEAAVKAATDTAAASRAEAGGGGRAAGAGGTAGALPPRFRRDREHKVLAGVCAGLGRQCDMDPVIFRITLAVLSATGGVGLIFYGFAWLFVPYADDGQNEVRKLLTGRVDGQALAAVLFALVGCGVLLSMLKNGSVLAFAVVVSVLLAGAGYWSRHRDSFDPDPLAAQAVADAPPEAKAPPAPTAYPSWWRDPIVKDGTHDGGTGYLWGPWDARGRDITSAISVDLVGHGPGPEAIRTPRTPHAEPRGPRWIGGWLFLLALLAGGLVTRLTWDHHPLGTSLQAGLAAALIVLGCGIAVSSFLGRTGAGSVFLAIVTAGLLAGAAALPKDIGTHWTDTTWRPLTAADVRAAYDLGTGKGTLDLSGLAPAKGETVSTEADVGAGRLRVIVPPDVTVKVRIDVGLGDIQLPGDDEKDVDVEPGKHTEVTLPPVSGTAAKGTIDLDLRVGVGQAEVARAAS; from the coding sequence ATGACGGCGGCGGAGGCGGCCGTCAAGGCCGCGACGGACACCGCGGCGGCGTCCCGGGCCGAAGCGGGCGGCGGCGGCCGGGCGGCCGGGGCCGGCGGGACTGCGGGAGCCCTGCCTCCCCGGTTCCGGCGGGACCGCGAGCACAAGGTCCTCGCCGGCGTGTGCGCGGGCCTCGGGCGGCAGTGCGACATGGACCCGGTGATCTTCCGCATCACGCTCGCCGTGCTCTCCGCGACCGGCGGCGTCGGCCTCATCTTCTACGGATTCGCCTGGCTCTTCGTCCCCTACGCCGACGACGGGCAGAACGAGGTGCGCAAGCTCCTGACCGGCCGGGTGGACGGCCAGGCCCTCGCGGCCGTGCTGTTCGCGCTGGTCGGCTGCGGAGTGCTGCTGTCGATGCTGAAGAACGGCAGCGTGCTGGCCTTCGCCGTCGTCGTCTCCGTGCTGCTCGCGGGCGCCGGGTACTGGTCGCGCCACCGGGACTCCTTCGACCCCGACCCGCTGGCCGCCCAGGCCGTGGCCGACGCCCCGCCGGAGGCCAAGGCGCCGCCGGCTCCCACCGCCTACCCCTCGTGGTGGCGTGACCCCATCGTCAAGGACGGCACACACGACGGCGGCACGGGCTATCTGTGGGGGCCGTGGGACGCCCGCGGCCGGGACATCACGTCGGCGATCAGCGTCGACCTCGTCGGCCACGGACCCGGCCCGGAGGCGATACGCACCCCACGCACACCCCACGCCGAGCCGCGTGGGCCGCGTTGGATCGGCGGCTGGCTCTTCCTGCTCGCCCTGCTCGCGGGCGGCCTCGTCACCCGGCTCACCTGGGACCACCACCCGCTCGGCACCAGCCTTCAGGCGGGTCTCGCGGCAGCGCTGATCGTGCTCGGCTGCGGGATCGCGGTCAGCTCGTTCCTGGGCCGGACGGGGGCCGGGTCGGTCTTCCTCGCCATCGTCACGGCGGGACTCCTGGCCGGCGCGGCCGCCCTGCCGAAGGACATCGGCACGCACTGGACGGACACCACATGGCGCCCCCTGACGGCGGCGGACGTACGGGCGGCCTACGACCTGGGCACCGGAAAGGGCACTCTCGACCTCTCCGGGCTGGCACCGGCCAAGGGGGAGACGGTGAGCACCGAGGCCGACGTGGGAGCGGGCCGGCTGCGGGTGATCGTCCCGCCGGACGTGACGGTGAAGGTGCGGATCGACGTGGGGCTGGGAGACATCCAGCTGCCCGGTGACGACGAGAAGGACGTGGACGTGGAGCCGGGCAAGCACACGGAGGTCACCCTGCCGCCGGTCTCGGGCACGGCGGCGAAGGGGACCATCGATCTCGACCTCAGGGTCGGAGTGGGACAGGCGGAGGTGGCCCGTGCTGCGTCATGA
- a CDS encoding ATP-binding protein, with the protein MPEAAAAPLVEPRPPRKLYRSSDGRWLGGVARGLAGHLGLPVVWVRLVFAGLFMADGLGALLYAAFWFFVPLGIGGVGDQKPPSLVTTETAPDGRRRLVARKPDKGQIVALLLMVVVATVFVGNVNLGSGAKAYLLPAVLVGAGVALVWRQADNARRARWVEVGRRRRTITLLRTGAGVLLVTAGVSGTFVLQGSTAHLGSVLQAALAVIVGITLLAGPYLVRMTQDLSEERLMRIRAQERAEVAAHVHDSVLHTLTLIQRNAENAGEVRRLARAQERDLRTWLYKPEGTGKEEADEPTTVADAVRRNAAEVEDKHGVPIEVVVVGDCPLDDGVGAQMQAAREAMVNAAKYGGEGGAVQVYAEVEGRTVFVSVRDRGPGFDLDSIPADRMGVRESIIGRMERHGGTARLRAVPDGGTEVELEMERAEKTS; encoded by the coding sequence ATGCCGGAAGCCGCAGCAGCGCCACTCGTCGAACCGCGGCCGCCGCGCAAGCTCTACCGCAGCAGCGACGGACGCTGGCTCGGTGGCGTGGCGCGGGGGCTCGCCGGGCATCTCGGGCTGCCCGTCGTGTGGGTGCGGCTGGTCTTCGCCGGGCTGTTCATGGCCGATGGTCTCGGCGCCCTGCTCTACGCCGCCTTCTGGTTCTTCGTCCCGCTCGGGATCGGCGGCGTCGGCGACCAGAAGCCGCCGTCCCTCGTCACCACCGAGACCGCGCCCGACGGCCGCCGCAGACTCGTCGCCCGCAAGCCGGACAAGGGGCAGATCGTCGCCCTGCTCCTCATGGTCGTCGTCGCCACGGTCTTCGTGGGCAACGTGAACCTGGGCAGCGGCGCCAAGGCGTATCTGCTGCCCGCCGTCCTCGTCGGCGCCGGCGTCGCCCTCGTCTGGCGCCAGGCGGACAACGCACGCCGGGCCCGCTGGGTCGAGGTCGGCCGAAGACGCCGCACGATCACGCTGCTGCGCACCGGCGCCGGCGTCCTGCTGGTCACGGCCGGCGTCTCCGGCACGTTCGTGTTGCAGGGCTCCACGGCCCACCTCGGCTCCGTCCTGCAGGCGGCGCTCGCCGTCATCGTCGGCATCACCCTGCTCGCCGGCCCCTACCTGGTCCGCATGACCCAGGATCTGTCCGAGGAGCGGCTCATGCGCATCCGCGCCCAGGAGCGCGCGGAGGTCGCCGCCCACGTCCACGACTCGGTGCTGCACACCCTGACGTTGATCCAGCGCAACGCGGAGAACGCCGGTGAGGTGCGCCGCCTCGCCCGCGCGCAGGAGCGCGACCTGCGCACCTGGCTCTACAAGCCCGAGGGCACCGGCAAGGAGGAGGCCGACGAGCCGACCACCGTCGCCGACGCGGTCCGGCGCAACGCGGCCGAGGTCGAGGACAAGCACGGCGTCCCCATCGAGGTCGTGGTCGTCGGCGACTGCCCGCTCGACGACGGCGTCGGCGCACAGATGCAGGCCGCGCGCGAGGCGATGGTGAACGCGGCCAAGTACGGTGGCGAGGGCGGCGCCGTGCAGGTCTACGCCGAAGTCGAGGGCAGGACGGTCTTCGTGTCCGTACGCGACCGTGGACCGGGCTTCGACCTCGACTCGATACCCGCCGACCGCATGGGCGTCAGAGAATCGATCATCGGCCGCATGGAGCGCCACGGGGGCACGGCGCGCCTGCGGGCCGTCCCCGACGGGGGCACGGAGGTCGAACTGGAGATGGAGAGGGCGGAGAAGACGTCATGA
- a CDS encoding LuxR C-terminal-related transcriptional regulator has translation MSDPTDTNGTTGAGAAEPAQAPGDSAGGRHVRVVLVDDHRMFRTGVQAEIGQTEQTGVEVVGEAADVDQAVTVITATRPEVVLLDVHLPGGGGVEVLRRCSPLMSDAERPVRFLALSVSDAAEDVIGVIRGGARGYVTKTITGTDLVNSIFRVQEGDAVFSPRLAGFVLDAFASTDAPPVDEDLDRLTQREREVLRLIARGYAYKEIAKQLFISVKTVESHVSAVLRKLQLSNRHELTRWATARRLV, from the coding sequence ATGAGCGACCCGACCGACACGAACGGCACGACGGGAGCGGGGGCGGCCGAGCCGGCCCAGGCCCCCGGCGACAGCGCGGGCGGGCGCCATGTGCGCGTGGTCCTCGTCGACGACCACCGCATGTTCCGTACGGGCGTGCAGGCCGAGATCGGCCAGACGGAGCAGACCGGCGTCGAGGTCGTCGGCGAGGCGGCGGACGTCGACCAGGCGGTCACCGTCATCACGGCGACCCGGCCCGAGGTGGTCCTTCTCGACGTGCACCTGCCGGGTGGCGGCGGCGTCGAAGTGCTGCGCCGCTGCTCCCCTTTGATGAGCGACGCCGAGAGGCCCGTGCGCTTCCTCGCCCTGTCCGTGTCGGACGCGGCGGAGGACGTGATCGGGGTGATCCGCGGGGGCGCCCGCGGCTATGTCACCAAGACGATCACCGGGACCGACCTGGTGAACTCGATCTTCCGGGTGCAGGAGGGCGACGCCGTCTTCTCGCCGCGCCTCGCCGGGTTCGTCCTCGACGCCTTCGCCTCGACCGACGCCCCGCCGGTCGACGAGGACCTGGACCGGCTCACCCAGCGCGAGCGTGAGGTCCTGCGGCTCATCGCCCGCGGCTACGCCTACAAGGAGATCGCCAAGCAGCTCTTCATCTCCGTCAAGACGGTCGAGTCGCATGTCTCGGCGGTGCTGCGCAAGCTCCAGCTGTCCAACCGGCACGAGCTGACCCGCTGGGCCACGGCACGGCGACTGGTCTGA
- a CDS encoding C40 family peptidase — protein MAAHRKPRQRSLGGRTARTAFTLALAGVATATAFDGTGQAEPELTPAEVKAKVAKLYQEAEEATEKYNGVKERATAAEQRLKNLRDEAARKEEKLNSTRDALGSMAAAQYRDGGLDPAVQLALSDDPDRYLDGAAFAERAGARQSAAVARVHGQLRDIEQLRGAARVELTALRTRRAELQKQKETITGKLDAARRLLSRLTAAEQARIGESAGGGTGARASRGASGARTDLGKPGSGSADAPNSRAAAAVSYAYSKLGSPYVWGATGPNAFDCSGLVLAAYRSAGVSLPRTTYAQIGAGQRVSRSELLPGDLVFFYSGISHVGLYIGDGQMIHAPNPSAPVRVAPIDEMPFAGAARVV, from the coding sequence GTGGCAGCGCACCGCAAGCCCCGACAGCGCTCGCTCGGCGGCCGGACGGCCCGTACGGCCTTCACGCTCGCCCTCGCGGGCGTCGCGACGGCGACCGCCTTCGACGGGACCGGGCAGGCCGAGCCGGAGCTGACTCCGGCCGAGGTCAAGGCGAAGGTGGCCAAGCTGTACCAGGAGGCGGAGGAAGCCACCGAGAAGTACAACGGCGTGAAGGAGCGGGCGACGGCCGCCGAGCAGCGGCTGAAGAACCTGCGGGACGAGGCGGCGCGCAAGGAGGAGAAGCTCAACTCCACGCGCGACGCGCTGGGTTCGATGGCCGCGGCGCAGTACCGCGACGGCGGCCTCGACCCCGCCGTGCAGTTGGCGCTCTCCGACGACCCCGACCGCTATCTCGACGGCGCCGCCTTCGCCGAACGGGCCGGCGCCCGCCAGTCCGCCGCCGTCGCCCGGGTACACGGACAGCTGCGCGACATCGAGCAGCTGCGCGGCGCGGCGCGTGTCGAACTGACCGCGCTCCGGACGCGTCGGGCCGAGCTGCAGAAGCAGAAGGAGACGATCACCGGCAAGCTGGACGCGGCGCGCCGCCTGCTGTCGAGGCTGACGGCTGCGGAGCAGGCCCGGATCGGCGAAAGTGCGGGCGGCGGCACGGGCGCCCGCGCCTCACGCGGTGCGTCCGGTGCGCGCACGGACCTCGGGAAGCCCGGTTCCGGCAGTGCCGACGCCCCCAACTCCCGTGCCGCGGCTGCCGTCTCCTACGCCTACTCCAAGCTCGGCAGCCCCTATGTGTGGGGGGCCACCGGGCCGAACGCCTTCGACTGCTCGGGACTCGTGCTGGCCGCCTACCGCTCCGCGGGGGTCTCCCTGCCCCGCACCACCTACGCCCAGATCGGCGCCGGGCAGCGCGTGTCGCGCTCCGAACTCCTCCCGGGCGACCTGGTGTTCTTCTACTCGGGCATCTCCCACGTCGGCCTCTACATCGGCGACGGCCAGATGATCCACGCCCCGAACCCGTCGGCCCCGGTGCGCGTGGCCCCGATCGACGAGATGCCGTTCGCGGGCGCCGCACGGGTGGTCTAG
- a CDS encoding tellurite resistance/C4-dicarboxylate transporter family protein: MPGFPPPSSPPPASPSPRSRLRDWWARRRPASGTAVMATGIVSVGLHLAGHEALSLVWLTMAGLAWVALAADFVVRLVRERERWRAEAGTPGAPTAVAATAVLGTQISARGRQTVAEALLALAAALWPVLIVTVVGRWKRRMPGAVFLCCVATQSLAVLGAVLAKAEAAAWLAHTALVLFWLGLVLYGVALGLFDLRQPAEGAGDQWVAGGALAVSALAGAKLLMAGDGGLYLWNADDTGVLRGLTVALLVLDYAWYTVLLVAEVRWPRPRYDERRWATVFPMGMTAAATLSVAVAVDLPALDGPGEVLLWVAVAAWLVVAAAAVGSVRAGVRSRAPR, encoded by the coding sequence ATGCCCGGCTTCCCCCCTCCCAGCTCGCCCCCGCCCGCCTCGCCCTCCCCGCGCTCCCGGCTCCGCGACTGGTGGGCGCGCCGCCGGCCGGCGTCCGGGACGGCCGTCATGGCGACCGGCATCGTGTCGGTCGGGCTGCATCTGGCCGGGCACGAGGCGCTGTCCCTCGTCTGGCTGACGATGGCGGGCCTCGCCTGGGTCGCGCTCGCCGCGGACTTCGTCGTCCGGCTGGTGCGGGAGCGCGAGCGGTGGCGCGCCGAGGCGGGCACGCCGGGGGCCCCGACCGCCGTCGCGGCGACGGCCGTGCTCGGCACGCAGATCTCCGCGCGGGGCCGGCAGACCGTGGCCGAGGCGCTGCTGGCGCTTGCCGCGGCGCTGTGGCCGGTGCTGATCGTGACGGTCGTGGGGCGGTGGAAGCGCCGCATGCCCGGTGCGGTGTTCCTGTGCTGCGTCGCGACCCAGAGCCTGGCCGTGCTCGGCGCGGTGCTGGCGAAGGCGGAGGCGGCGGCCTGGCTCGCGCACACCGCGCTCGTGCTGTTCTGGCTCGGTCTGGTGCTGTACGGCGTCGCCCTGGGCCTCTTCGACCTCCGGCAGCCGGCGGAGGGCGCGGGGGACCAGTGGGTGGCGGGCGGGGCGCTCGCCGTCTCCGCGCTCGCGGGCGCGAAACTCCTCATGGCCGGCGACGGCGGCCTGTACCTGTGGAACGCCGACGACACCGGCGTCCTGCGCGGGCTGACCGTCGCGCTACTGGTGCTCGACTACGCCTGGTACACGGTCCTGCTGGTCGCCGAGGTGCGGTGGCCGCGGCCACGCTACGACGAACGCCGGTGGGCGACCGTGTTCCCCATGGGCATGACGGCGGCGGCGACCCTGTCCGTCGCCGTCGCCGTCGACCTCCCGGCACTGGACGGGCCGGGCGAGGTGCTGCTGTGGGTCGCCGTGGCGGCGTGGCTGGTCGTCGCGGCGGCAGCGGTGGGCTCGGTCCGGGCCGGCGTCAGGTCCAGAGCACCGCGATGA
- a CDS encoding dienelactone hydrolase family protein, which yields MRFTSAQRLDDGVLEREFTLGEIPGTLWTPESAAPVPLILMAHNNGLPKADPRLVARARYIAARGYAVATIDAAGCGDRPPSAAAEQARADLRRAMRAGEPLDEIFESLVGPLVEGAVPEWRTTLDALLELPGIGGPVGYSGGWTALGIRLAVVEPRIAAAGFFAGGYVPRAQREEARQVTVPLLFLLQWDDEGNPRQRALDLFDAFGSKEKTLHANLGGHTGTPSFELEDGCRFLDRHLK from the coding sequence ATGCGATTCACTTCCGCGCAGCGCCTCGACGACGGTGTCCTCGAGCGCGAATTCACCCTCGGCGAGATCCCCGGCACCCTGTGGACGCCCGAGTCCGCCGCACCGGTCCCGCTGATCCTGATGGCCCACAACAACGGCCTGCCCAAGGCGGATCCCCGCCTGGTGGCCCGGGCCCGGTACATCGCGGCGCGCGGCTACGCGGTGGCCACCATCGACGCCGCCGGATGCGGTGACCGTCCCCCTTCCGCCGCCGCCGAGCAGGCCCGCGCCGATCTCCGGCGGGCGATGCGGGCGGGGGAGCCGCTCGACGAGATCTTCGAGTCCCTCGTCGGCCCGCTGGTCGAAGGGGCCGTCCCGGAATGGCGGACCACGTTGGACGCCCTCCTCGAGCTGCCCGGGATCGGCGGACCGGTCGGGTACTCGGGAGGGTGGACCGCCCTCGGCATCCGGCTGGCGGTGGTCGAGCCGCGCATCGCGGCGGCCGGCTTCTTCGCCGGAGGGTACGTGCCCCGCGCCCAGCGCGAGGAGGCCCGGCAGGTCACCGTTCCGCTGCTGTTCCTGTTGCAGTGGGACGACGAGGGCAATCCCCGGCAACGGGCCCTGGACCTGTTCGACGCCTTCGGCAGCAAGGAGAAGACGCTGCACGCCAATCTGGGCGGGCACACCGGCACCCCGTCGTTCGAGCTGGAGGACGGATGCCGGTTCCTGGACCGGCACCTGAAGTGA